Proteins found in one Rhodovulum sp. MB263 genomic segment:
- a CDS encoding type II toxin-antitoxin system HicA family toxin yields MNSKELEKLLRSKGCTFETHKGGSGHKTVRLGDRKSQIPMHGARKELGTGLVNKILKDLGLK; encoded by the coding sequence ATGAACAGCAAAGAACTCGAAAAGCTCCTGCGCTCCAAAGGCTGCACCTTCGAAACCCACAAAGGGGGCAGCGGCCACAAGACTGTTCGATTGGGCGACAGGAAAAGCCAGATCCCGATGCACGGGGCCCGCAAGGAACTCGGTACGGGGTTGGTGAACAAGATACTCAAGGATCTCGGCCTCAAGTGA